The following proteins are co-located in the Pedobacter sp. FW305-3-2-15-E-R2A2 genome:
- the kdpA gene encoding potassium-transporting ATPase subunit KdpA, whose product MNTELLGIIATYGLTLLIGIPLGIYLAKMFAGEKVWTDFLKPLEKGIYKLSGINPEESMNWKQHMKALLTINMVWLVYGFFALIYQDKLPLNPDGNLGQSPDLAFNSIISFVVNCNLQHYSGESGATYFTQHFVFMFLQFVSAATGIAAAVVLFKAFRDKTTTSLGNFWVFFTRSITRLLLPLSVVVAIILAFNGTTTSYEGKDQYVSLQGDTVGVSRGPAAAFVAIKHLGTNGGGWFGVNSSHPLENPSYLTNMTEAISQVIIPVAMIFAFGYFIRRKKMAWVIFGIMTLGMMLLLVPTVISETGGSPAIAKMGVSQLTGAMEGKEVRFGPTATAYWSTVTTIISTGSVNSMHDSAMPLTGMYQLIAMMMNCFYGGCGVGILNYFIFIIIAVFISGLMVGRTPEFLGHKVEAREVKIASIIALLHPFIILVGTALAAYTITYFPDASWAVKPASWLNNPGFHGFSEMLYENTSAAANNGSGFEGLGDNNTFWNVLTGFVLILGRFLPIIGPVAIAGLLASKKYIPESAGTLKTDTLTFGMMTFVVIVIIAALAFFPALTLGPVAEYFTLIK is encoded by the coding sequence TAAAACCCCTTGAAAAGGGTATTTATAAATTATCCGGAATTAATCCGGAAGAGTCGATGAACTGGAAACAGCACATGAAAGCGCTGTTGACCATTAATATGGTTTGGTTGGTATACGGATTCTTTGCCCTGATTTATCAGGATAAACTTCCCTTAAACCCGGACGGAAACCTGGGTCAGTCGCCGGATCTTGCCTTTAACAGTATCATCAGCTTTGTGGTCAACTGTAATTTACAACACTATTCAGGAGAAAGCGGAGCAACTTACTTCACGCAGCACTTCGTATTCATGTTCTTACAATTTGTAAGTGCGGCTACAGGAATCGCTGCTGCAGTGGTCTTATTTAAAGCCTTCAGGGATAAAACAACGACCAGCCTTGGTAACTTCTGGGTATTCTTTACCCGTTCTATCACCCGCTTATTATTGCCGCTATCTGTAGTGGTAGCGATTATTTTAGCCTTTAATGGTACCACAACAAGTTATGAAGGTAAAGACCAATACGTTTCTCTTCAGGGAGATACGGTAGGCGTTTCCAGAGGTCCTGCTGCTGCTTTCGTAGCCATTAAACACCTTGGTACCAATGGTGGTGGTTGGTTTGGAGTAAACAGCTCACATCCATTGGAAAACCCAAGTTACCTGACCAATATGACAGAAGCCATCTCTCAGGTAATCATTCCCGTGGCGATGATCTTTGCCTTTGGATACTTTATACGCAGGAAGAAAATGGCCTGGGTGATCTTTGGGATCATGACCCTGGGAATGATGCTCCTACTTGTTCCTACCGTTATCAGTGAAACCGGAGGCAGTCCTGCGATTGCAAAAATGGGTGTTTCCCAGTTAACGGGAGCAATGGAAGGGAAAGAGGTCAGGTTTGGCCCCACTGCTACTGCCTATTGGAGCACGGTCACCACGATCATTTCTACAGGTTCTGTTAATTCGATGCACGACAGTGCAATGCCATTGACTGGAATGTATCAATTGATTGCCATGATGATGAACTGTTTCTACGGAGGTTGTGGGGTAGGGATTCTGAACTACTTCATCTTTATCATTATCGCGGTCTTTATTTCCGGACTGATGGTTGGGCGAACACCAGAATTCCTAGGACATAAAGTTGAAGCAAGAGAAGTGAAGATCGCTTCGATCATTGCCTTACTGCATCCTTTTATTATCCTGGTCGGAACTGCATTGGCTGCTTATACCATTACTTATTTTCCGGATGCAAGCTGGGCAGTGAAACCGGCCAGCTGGTTAAACAATCCGGGCTTCCATGGCTTCTCTGAAATGTTATATGAAAACACTTCGGCAGCTGCGAATAACGGTTCAGGCTTTGAAGGACTTGGCGATAACAATACCTTCTGGAACGTGTTGACAGGTTTTGTGCTGATCCTTGGACGTTTCCTTCCGATCATCGGCCCTGTGGCAATCGCTGGATTACTGGCTTCGAAAAAATACATTCCGGAATCAGCAGGAACCCTAAAAACGGATACGTTAACCTTTGGAATGATGACGTTTGTAGTCATTGTGATCATCGCTGCACTTGCGTTTTTCCCTGCATTGACTTTAGGTCCGGTAGCTGAATATTTTACCCTTATTAAATAA